The Miscanthus floridulus cultivar M001 chromosome 7, ASM1932011v1, whole genome shotgun sequence genome includes a region encoding these proteins:
- the LOC136466706 gene encoding squamosa promoter-binding-like protein 4 — protein sequence MEWTAPKPASSPSSPPLLWDWGDHAATGSGSSSGDAPVRRGGNEREAKRARGEDGGGGAEVRCQVEGCGLNLTRVKDYHRKHRVCEAHTKSPRVIVAGQERRFCQQCSRFHALSEFDQKKRSCRRRLSDHNARRRKPQPDAFTFASARLPSSLLDDRRQISFVWNKAPVSHVRPFTSPWDSSSDLKLPHAKETREVSTKVGTITGQVHLDKSHMSSAIPTLSHGKDEPWPMKGPDMSITASKFDGAPDLQHALSLLSVGACGLPDPVHQTSCVIQFTGASENSSDLHLSHGGNSGPASCADGQHIATQPQSQLVRFTMDTSNNVYEPSFFGVNQTN from the exons ATGGAGTGGACGGCCCCGAAGCCCGCGTCCTCGCCCTCCTCGCCTCCTCTGCTCTGGGACTGGGGAGACCACGCCGCCACGGGCTCGGGCTCCTCCTCTGGCGACGCGCCGGTTCGGCGCGGTGGGAACGAGCGGGAGGCGAAGCGCGCCAGGGGCGAGGACGGCGGCGGGGGAGCTGAGGTGAGGTGCCAGGTCGAGGGGTGCGGGTTGAACCTCACCAGGGTCAAGGACTACCACCGGAAGCACCGCGTCTGCGAGGCTCACACCAAGTCCCCCCGCGTCATCGTCGCCGGCCAGGAGCGCCGCTTCTGCCAGCAGTGCAGCCG GTTCCATGCCCTGTCAGAGTTTGATCAGAAGAAGAGGAGCTGCAGGAGGCGTCTGTCTGATCACAATGCCCGCCGCCGGAAGCCTCAGCCAGATGCATTCACCTTTGCCTCTGCAAGGCTGCCTTCGTCATTGCTTG ATGATAGAAGGCAAATAAGTTTTGTCTGGAATAAAGCTCCTGTTAGCCATGTAAGACCTTTCACTTCTCCATGGGACAGCTCATCTGACTTAAAGCTCCCTCATGCAAAGGAAACAAGAGAGGTATCAACAAAAGTTGGGACAATTACTGGACAAGTTCATTTGGATAAATCTCACATGTCCAGTGCTATTCCAACACTTAGCCATGGCAAAGATGAGCCTTGGCCAATGAAAG GTCCGGACATGTCTATAACTGCTTCAAAATTCGATGGAGCACCGGATCTTCAGCATGCTCTCTCTCTTCTGTCAGTTGGCGCTTGTGGATTGCCTGATCCTGTACATCAAACATCTTGCGTTATCCAATTTACTGGTGCCAGCGAGAACAGTAGTGACCTTCATTTATCACATGGAGGGAACTCTGGTCCAGCTTCATGCGCTGATGGACAGCATATAGCTACTCAGCCTCAGTCTCAGCTGGTTCGTTTTACCATGGATACCAGCAACAATGTCTATGAGCCCAGTTTCTTCGGTGTAAACCAGACAAATTAA
- the LOC136466705 gene encoding serine/threonine-protein kinase STY13-like — translation MAEGARFHGMIGGGGGKGMQDNEINGFYNMPYYQKFGEGSHMSVDSTDGFNLTNCAGGSVAMSVDNSSVGSNESRTVILKHPGLRDALTASYSVGNSVFRPNRVAAHALNEDALARVLMDPNHPTEILNSYEQWTIDLGRLDMGDPFAQGAFGKLYRGTYNEEDVAIKLLEKPENDPERAHLMEQQFVQEVMMLSRLSHPNIVRFIGACRKSIVWCIITEYAKGGSVRQFLARRQNKSVPLRLAVKQALDVARGMAYVHALGFIHRDLKSDNLLISADKSIKIADFGVARIEVKTEGMTPETGTYRWMAPEMIQHRPYDHKVDVYSFGIVLWELITGMLPFTNMTAVQAAFAVVNKGARPVIPQDCLPSLSHIMTRCWDANPEVRPPFTEIVCMLESAEMELVSNVRKARFRCCISEPMTTD, via the exons ATGGCCGAGGGGGCGAGGTTTCATGGTATGATAGGCGGAGGTGGTGGCAAGGGGATGCAAGACAATGAGATCAATGGCTTCTACAACATGCCGTATTACCAAAAGTTTGGGGAGGGCTCTCACATGTCTGTAGACAGCACCGATGGCTTCAACCTGACCAATTGTGCTGGTGGTTCTGTGGCCATGTCAGTGGACAATAGTAGTGTGGGCTCCAACGAGTCCCGCACGGTCATACTGAAGCACCCAGGCCTCCGTGATGCACTGACTGCAAGCTATTCAGTCGGCAATAGTGTCTTCCGCCCAAACCGTGTGGCTGCACACGCGCTAAATGAGGATGCATTGGCCCGGGTTTTGATGGACCCAAATCATCCTACAGAGATACTCAACAGCTATGAGCAGTGGACCATTGATCTGGGGAGGTTGGACATGGGGGATCCTTTTGCTCAAGGAGCCTTTGGGAAGCTGTACCGGGGAACATATAATGAAGAAGATGTTGCCATTAAGCTGCTGGAGAAGCCTGAGAATGATCCAGAAAGAGCCCATTTGATGGAGCAGCAATTTGTGCAAGAGGTTATGATGTTGTCTAGGCTGAGTCACCCAAATATTGTAAGGTTCATAGGGGCATGCAGGAAATCAATTGTGTGGTGTATTATTACGGAGTATGCAAAAGGCGGCTCAGTCAGGCAATTCCTGGCGAGAAGGCAGAACAAGTCAGTGCCTTTGCGGTTGGCTGTGAAACAGGCGTTGGATGTAGCCCGGGGAATGGCATATGTTCATGCATTGGGATTTATTCACAGAGATCTGAAGTCAGATAACCTTCTGATTTCAGCAGACAAATCCATTAAGATTGCTGACTTTGGAGTTGCTCGTATCGAAGTGAAAACTGAAGGGATGACACCAGAGACAGGAACCTACCGCTGGATGGCACC GGAAATGATCCAGCACAGGCCCTATGATCATAAAGTTGATGTCTATAGCTTTGGCATTGTCTTGTGGGAGCTAATAACCGGCATGCTTCCCTTCACCAACATGACGGCTGTTCAGGCAGCTTTTGCTGTTGTAAATAAGGGTGCTCGTCCGGTAATCCCTCAAGATTGCCTGCCTTCTCTAAGCCACATTATGACTCGTTGCTGGGATGCGAACCCAGAAGTTCGCCCACCATTTACTGAGATTGTCTGCATGCTTGAGAGTGCTGAGATGGAGCTTGTGAGCAACGTGCGCAAAGCACGCTTCCGCTGCTGTATTTCTGAACCCATGACCACTGACTGA